One Zerene cesonia ecotype Mississippi chromosome 25, Zerene_cesonia_1.1, whole genome shotgun sequence DNA window includes the following coding sequences:
- the LOC119836608 gene encoding UDP-glycosyltransferase UGT5-like, whose translation MWRTINIILTICVLFCSFVNSSRILAVFPMPSISHQLAFRPLIHELAKRGHEVVVITPDPAFPKGKAPTNLTEIDVHDISYEIWQEMFNSHTGDKDDVLQNIVLMFKLITKTFEKQIQTPEVQKLMKEDYDKFDIVLIEACVRPTIALSHIFKAPLVMVSSFGAVPAQYDLFGAPMHPLLYPSTGRVRVYNLTLWEKAKELFISVFLQRLISTTEENDYQMMKRNFGDDLPSLEELFKNADMLMLNEHHIWADNHPVAPNIVYIGGMHYRPESELPKDIKQFLDSSKHGTIYISFGTNIIPSILPRESIQAMVNVLTRLPYDVLWKWDDDNVPTQAKNIKFSKWFPQSDLLRHPNIKLFITQGGLQSTDEAINSAVPLIGLPMLGDQWYNVEKYVRFNFGKQLDIMALSENEFRDAVVAVIENPSYKANVIKLRDLMREHPVKPLDLAVWSIEHVMKHGAKHLRPPTFGGMSAFEYYEVPLILFLLGILAAILLAVIIVIVLIIH comes from the exons ATGTGGAGgacgataaatataatattaacaatatgtgTTCTGTTTTGTTCATTTGTGAACTCTTCAAGGATCCTGGCAGTGTTCCCGATGCCATCTATAAGTCACCAGCTAGCGTTTCGCCCCCTCATTCATGAACTAGCGAAAAGAGGTCATGAAGTTGTAGTAATCACACCAGACCCGGCATTCCCAAAAGGAAAAGCACCTACAAATTTAACAGAGATCGATGTTCACGATATATCTTATGAAATCTGGCAAGAAATGTTCAACAGCCATACAGGAGATAAAGATGATGTCCTACAAAATATCGTGTTGATGTTTAAACTAATCAccaaaacatttgaaaaacaaatacaaacacCCGAGGTGCAGAAGTTGATGAAAGAGGATTATGACAAATTCGATATCGTCCTTATTGAGGCGTGTGTACGTCCTACTATAGCTTTGAGTCATATTTTCAAAGCTCCTCTTGTTATGGTTAGCTCATTTGGTGCAGTTCCAGCccaatatgatttatttggtGCGCCCATGCATCCATTATTATATCCTAGCACCGGAAGGGTCAgggtatataatttaacactgTGGGAAAAGGCGAAAGAATTGTTTATATCAGTGTTTCTACAGAGGCTTATATCAACTACAGAAGAAAATGATTATCAAATGATGAAACGAAATTTCGGAGACGATTTACCAAGCCTGGaagagttatttaaaaatgcagaTATGTTGATGTTAAATGAACATCATATTTGGGCAGATAACCACCCAGTAGCCCcgaatattgtttatataggTGGAATGCATTACAGACCAGAAAGTGAACTCCCTAAG GatattaaacagtttttgGATTCATCAAAGCATGGTACCATATACATCAGTTTTGgaactaatattataccatCCATTCTTCCTCGTGAAAGCATCCAAGCGATGGTTAATGTATTGACACGATTACCCTATGATGTTCTGTGGAAATGGGATGATGATAACGTACCGACACAAGcgaagaatattaaattttcaaaatggtTCCCACAATCTGATCTTCTAA GACACcctaatataaaactattcataACTCAAGGAGGTCTACAATCGACAGATGAGGCTATAAATTCTGCAGTACCATTAATAGGTTTGCCCATGTTGGGTGACCAATGGTACAATGTAGAAAAGTATGTTCGATTCAATTTTGGTAAACAATTGGATATAATGGCACTATCTGAAAATGAGTTTAGAGATGCCGTGGTTGCAGTTATTGAAAATCCAAG TTATAAAGCGAATGTCATTAAATTGCGCGACCTAATGAGAGAGCATCCAGTCAAACCATTAGATCTAGCTGTGTGGTCGATAGAACATGTTATGAAACATGGAGCAAAACATTTACGCCCCCCGACTTTTGGAGGCATGAGTgcatttgaatattatgaaGTTCCCTTAATATTATTCCTTCTTGGCATCCTGGCAGCCATTTTGTTAGCTGTGATCATTGTAATCGTTTTGATTATAC ATTAA
- the LOC119836607 gene encoding UDP-glucosyltransferase 2-like: protein MSKLVAVFALFIISLTGIESAKILAWFPTPSISHQVVFRPIIHELARRGHQVVLITPDPVPLDKSLSNLTQIDVHDVSYAHWQEMLIDNRVDKQELLAQIKGFIERFTIVFDKQSEVPEVKRIIKEERDSFDLIITEACVRVTGALGYYFKKPVVLISSFGLVSLQYSAYGAPFQPFLFPTPGRQRLYNLSLAEKALEIVSILTLGAIVYSTEEYDYQIMRKHFGEDVPSFDDLSDNVKLLLLNEHPLWADNHPVGPNIKYIGGVHQTPQNELPKDLKEYLDSSTNGVIYISFGTNVKTSLLAPEVIDSMIKVLSRLPYNVLWKWDEELPSKSMNIKTSKWFPQADLLRHPNVKLFITQGGLQSTDEAISAGVPVIGMPVLGDQWYNAEKYVHHKIGLQLDLYTLTEESFRNAIETVIGDPSYKKNMLKLRAIMRDAPIKPLDNAIWWIEHVIKHGGDHLRPPAMGLSWAEYYEVNLLLSLSLIVLTFNITCFLVLRFVYRSVRHMYSFSVKIKKN, encoded by the exons ATGTCGAAGCTAGTGGCTGTATTcgccttatttattatatccctTACCGGAATAGAATCGGCGAAGATTCTAGCATGGTTTCCAACACCATCTATCAGCCATCAAGTGGTCTTTCGTCCCATAATCCACGAACTGGCAAGACGGGGCCACCAAGTGGTATTGATTACCCCAGATCCAGTCCCATTAGATAAGAGTCTCTCAAATTTAACTCAAATAGACGTTCACGATGTTTCATATGCACACTGGCAAGAAATGCTCATTGATAACAGAGTGGACAAGCAGGAGCTCCTAGCACAAATCAAAGGGTTCATAGAAAGGTTCACAATTGTGTTCGACAAACAGAGTGAAGTGCCAGAAGTGAAGAGGATTATAAAAGAAGAAAGAGACAGCTTTGATTTGATAATCACTGAGGCGTGTGTACGCGTAACGGGGGCGTTgggatattatttcaaaaaaccgGTTGTCCTTATAAGTTCCTTTGGGCTAGTGTCGTTACAGTACAGTGCTTATGGCGCTCCATTTCAACCATTCTTGTTCCCAACGCCCGGTCGGCAAAGGCTGTATAATTTATCGCTTGCTGAAAAAGCTTTAGAAATTGTAAGCATTCTAACTCTAGGGGCTATAGTATATTCTACAGAAGAATATGATTATCAGATAATGAGAAAACATTTTGGGGAAGATGTGCCAAGTTTTGATGATCTGAGTGATAATGTGAAACTCCTGTTGTTGAATGAGCATCCACTTTGGGCGGATAATCATCCAGTGGGAcctaatattaagtatattggAGGTGTTCATCAGACACCGCAAAATGAACTGCCCAAG GATTTGAAGGAGTACCTAGATTCATCTACAAATGGCGTAATATACATAAGTTTCGGTACGAACGTGAAAACTTCTTTATTGGCGCCAGAAGTTATCGATTCTATGATAAAAGTACTTTCTAGACTGCCTTACAACGTTCTGTGGAAATGGGATGAAGAGCTACCTAGTAAATCgatgaatataaaaacttcCAAGTGGTTCCCGCAAGCGGATCTTTTGA GGCATCCAAATGTGAAGCTTTTTATAACACAAGGTGGGCTTCAATCAACAGACGAAGCTATTTCAGCGGGTGTACCTGTAATCGGCATGCCGGTTCTTGGAGATCAGTGGTACAATGctgaaaaatatgtacaccATAAAATAGGTCTACAGCTAGATCTGTACACTTTGACAGAGGAATCTTTCAGAAACGCTATAGAGACTGTTATTGGAGACCCAAg TTATAAGAAGAATATGCTGAAACTGAGGGCGATAATGCGCGACGCACCTATCAAACCGTTAGATAACGCTATCTGGTGGATTGAACACGTCATCAAACATGGCGGCGATCATTTGAGACCACCAGCGATGGGCCTATCATGGGCGGAGTATTACGAAGTCAATCTATTGCTATCATTGTCTCTAATAGTGCtcacttttaatataacttgttTCCTTGTTCTAAGATTTGTATATAGATCAGTGAGACATATGTACTCCTTtagtgttaaaattaaaaagaactaa